The Lentisphaerota bacterium genome segment TCACCCGCGCGGCGGGTGTCATCCTCCTCGGTTCATTCTGTCAGTAAGCAGCCGAACCGCTAATTACGCGATCCGTACGATTAGTGGTGTGGGAGGGGCGCTCCACAAGGGGCGTCCCTATCCCGATGGGTGTCCCATCATATCGGGATTGGGTACATCCCCCCCATGCTTCCGAAAAGGAACCGGTACGAAATCAAGAAACCGGCGATGTAGCCGCTCGGAATGCACACCGCTGACTTCGCCAGAGTTGCCCAAGCAGCAGACGCGAGCAGGCCCAGAACCCATGCCACGTCAACAATTCTGCCAGTGAGAGTCATTCCATGACACCCGTGACCTGCCATGCAGACATGGTTTTGGCAGCACCATGCCGAACCCCACAGAGCCACAGCGAACAGACAGAATATGCCTAGCGTCTGGATCCACATTGACCGTTTGAAGGCATACTGACTCCAAGGGAGCGTCATGGATAGCGCGAGAACTAGCAGGAGCGACAGAATGAGGAACAGTCCTGGGAAGATGACCCAGTTCTCTGTCGGCCGGAAACCGGCCAAGGGGTCGATCCTGAAAAGTGGGTTCATTACGAGTGGGGATGCCATGCCAAGGGCAAAGGCGATGCCCGTACGGATGCGTAAAGACCGAACTACAACTAAGATTGTCTGTTTCATTATCCCGCACCCAACATTAAATAGGCGTCCAGACGCAATACACCGGTCCAAAGGGTGAAACGGCGTACGATGCCTACGGGGGAAAGCGTACCCTGACGCCCCATACAAAGTCAATCTCCCGCTTCAAATATTCAAAACTTTAATAAAACCAATGACTTACAATATCTCCGCCCAGTTGGACCGCGCACTGCGTCAGAAAAGCGCAATTCGCCGTTTTGACGTTATGCACGGCTAGGCGGTGCATAACGGCCAGACGCAATACATAGGAGAAACGATATGAATTCGACGCAAACCGTTGATCTGAATGATGTTGACGCCTATTTTAAAAGTCGGAATTTGGTGGACGACAAGCACCGGCCGTACTGCCTGCGGTGGCTGCAGCGTTATTTGTCGGGGCCTTGGGGGACCGGACGCCTCGCCCCGAACGACGCGCTGGCGGCTTTCGCCCAGCACCTTGAACAGGACGGTCACACGGAAGAATGGCAGGTGCGGCAGGCGGTCCGGTCGGTGGAAATCTTCCAGAAGCACTACCTACGCCACCTTCAGGAGACGGGCGCAACAGTGCCCGCCACCGTCGCGGGGAAAGGATCTATGGGGACGGACATGTGGATGAGCAGGTGCTGCAGCGCGCCATGCGCGAAGCGGTGATTCGCGCGGGCATCGCGAAACCGGCCCACGTGCATACGCTGCGCCACTCATTTGCGACGAGCCTTCTGCTGCGGGGCGTGAACATCCGCGAAGTCCAGCAGTACTTGGGGCACGCCAGCGTGGAGACGACCATGATCTACACACATGTGATCAGGGGGCTGGACAGCACGGCGCAGAGCCCGCTGGATGCGCTTGGCGTCGTGACGTAGGAAGAGGCGGCGGAGGAAGTCTGGCAAGGGAAAGACATTCCGGTTATCAGGGACTAGAATCTAAAATTGGCGGATCGACAAGGGGACACTCGAACACACACACCCACACACCCCTTTTTTCAGCTTTCAGCTTTCCATTTTCAGCTTTCTCTCCCGCAGTCTTCCTTTGACACCACCACCCCGAAACTCTATCCTTAACGCCATAACCAGCAACTATTATTACAGCACCCCATAACCCTCCAGGGCACCATGGAAAACTCCAAAGCCATCGAGATTCTCAACAGTCTGGCCGACGGCATTGACCCCTTCACCCACATCCTCTTCCCGCCGGACAGCCCCTACCAACAAGCCGACGTGGTGCGCGCCCTCTTCCTCGCCATCGAAGCCCTCAAAGCTCCGCAAGCGCCCCGCAAAGCCTCCGGCCCCGCCCGTCCCGCGTCCGCCAGGCTGTGGACCCCCGAAGAAGAGCAGCGCCTGCACGACGCCTTCGCCGCCCAGAAGCCGGTCTCTGAAATCGCCGCCGCCCACGAACGCACCACCGGCGGCATCACCGCCCGCCTCATCCGTCTCGGCCTGATCGAAGCGCCCCGCCACACATCCTATCCCCCCAACAACCGGGCCGCCCCCGCGCCAGCCGCCACCGCCAAAGACCTCGAAGACATGCCCTTCTAAACGTGCCCGACTAGGGGGCCTTCCTTCCAACTGATGAATCCGGAGAGATGGACATTCCTGTTGGCGGAGTCAGGACGGTGTTTGCGATTAGTGCTTATATTTACGCAGGAGAAAGAGGTAGTGTTGCTGAGTTGGAGGAGTCAGGCAGTATAAAGTGCTCAGCTATTTGTGTGTCTGACCTGTATACGGAGAAGTAAGATGGGTATCGGTGCTACGCTTTGGAGAAAGAGGAGAATACCGCGTCGTGTACATGGTATTAGCGCAATTTTGTCTTTTATCGCACTCGCATGTCTTCGCTGGATGCCAGTTTGCGGGTATGAATGGTCATTGTTCGACGAGATACTCAATATTGGTGCCTTCGCATTAAGAGCCATCGACGATGCTTCTCTCTGGGGGGGGGTGGCTGGTCGAATAGTTTACATCCTGTTTTTGAGTGTCTTCTATGGTGTCGCCGCAATCGTTTGTGGTTGGATTGTTGCGTGTTGTGCCACGCTATTCAGTACGATCATCAGGAGGTCCATCGGGGTCAGCCCTGAAAATAACAATTAAGCATAGACTCCCGCTGTTCAACCTTTACCCTCGCCCGTGCGCCCACTGTGTGGGTGCACGAAAGGCACCCACCACACGCCCGCTCCCGTCGCCCGCCACCCGTTTCGGTGCCTCCCCGAGGCGCCTGGTGGCCTTCCCGCTGACCGCCGCGGGTCCTGCCACACCCTCGGCAACCCCGGCCACCGCTGCGGCCTGAGGGGCCTCCGCGATCATCTCCCGGCTCCATTCCGATCCGGGCCGCCACAGATAGACCCCGCCCGCGGCCGCCGAAGCATCCGTCCACATTCCCAACGCATGCCCTCTCCGTACTCGCCCGCAGGCCCGTCTTGTGCGTCGCAACTAGGTGTGCTATCGTTTGACCATCTTTTGCTGCTCTTTTATGGAAAGAAAAACCATGACATTTGAAGAACGCTTCGAAAAGCTCGAACGCGAACTCGCCGCAGCAACACGGCGCAATCGCTGGACGCTGTCCGCCGCTGTCTTAGTGCTGGTGGGTCTGGTAACAGCTCACAGCGTCATCCCTCCTGCGGATGGCTTCATAGCCCGCCGCGGTTTTATCGTTACAGACGAGCAAGGGAGGGAACGCATCAGACTGGCCGTGAATTCAGACCAAACCACCCTCGACGGGGCCCCCGCGCTGGAAATATCAGACGCACAAGGGATCTGCCAGGTCAGCCTGGAGGTGCGTCGGGGGTCACCCTACTTGAGCATGCATGACGCGCAAGGGAGGGGTTTCACGCAGCAAGTGAATGCCGAGGGCAAACCCGAACTGGGGATGTTCAACGCGCAAGAGAGACCCCGCCACATCACGCTGGATGTGGGTACCAACGGCAACCCCGTCTTAATAATGCGGGACGATGCGCGTCAACCGGACGGCGTAGAAATCTTCCGCGACGGAAGTTGGCTCCGGTGGTAGGATTCGAACCTACGACCAAGTGATTAACAGTCACCTGCGCTACCACTGCGCTACACCGGAACAAGATAAAAGCGACGCATCCGTCCCATGAGGGACAAGACGCGGCGAACTGTAACGCATTCGTGCGGGGAGTGTCAACAGGTTTCTCATGTTTTTCAGCAGTTCTAATTTTCTAATTTTGATTGCATCCTGCCGGTCGAAATCGAAATCGCTATCGGTATCGGGGTCGAATTTCGGCCTTTTTCGTCGATCCCGATCCCGATATCGATTTGGATCCCGATATCGACGACCATAATTAGAATTGCTGCATGTTTTTTGCTGTCGCCTCTTTGGGCTTGAAACAGGGACCACGCTGCGATATAATCTCCGGCAATACAACGCAATGTCTTCAGGGCAAGGTGACCCCGTACACGCAGGGGAATTCCTGACCGGCGGTAAAGCCCGCGACTGGCACGGCCGATGCGCGCCACTGATACGGTGAAACTCCGTGGCCGACAGTACAGTCTGGATGTAAGAAGACAACCGGCGGCGCATTGCGCCCCCGAAACGCCCTGACGCCTGCCGCGTCCGGGCGTTTTGTTTTGATGGGAATACCGCATGAGCGCACTTTTTGACGATGTCGAAGTCTGTATCGGCGCGATCCGCGAAGGGCAGATGGTCGTGGTGGCCGACGATGAGAACCGCGAGAATGAGGGCGACCTGATCGTCGCAGCCGAG includes the following:
- a CDS encoding site-specific recombinase, which encodes MAGAAGGPVGGNLPEALPTPPSGDGRNSARHRRGERIYGDGHVDEQVLQRAMREAVIRAGIAKPAHVHTLRHSFATSLLLRGVNIREVQQYLGHASVETTMIYTHVIRGLDSTAQSPLDALGVVT